One Pseudochaenichthys georgianus chromosome 7, fPseGeo1.2, whole genome shotgun sequence DNA segment encodes these proteins:
- the LOC117449513 gene encoding poly(rC)-binding protein 2-like isoform X1, whose product MDSSLVEGGLNVTLTIRLLMHGKEVGSIIGKKGESVKKMREESGARINISEGNCPERIITLAGPTTSIFKAFSMIIEKLEEDISTSMTNSTATSKPPVTMRLVVPASQCGSLIGKGGCKIKEIRESAGAQVQVAGDMLPNSTERAITVAGTPQSIIECVKQICVVMLESPPKGVTIPYRPKPSGSPVIFAGGQAYAVQGQHAIPQPDVSEGPSLTKLHQLAMQQSPFPIAHSNQGFQAGMDASAQAGSHELTIPNDLIGCIIGRQGAKINEIRQMSGAQIKIANPVEGSGDRQVTITGSHASISLAEYLINARLSSEATGLAAN is encoded by the exons ATGGACTCAAGCCTGGTTGAAGGAGGACTTAATGTCACCTTAACCATCAGGCTACTCATGCATGGGAAG GAGGTTGGTAGCATCATTGGCAAG AAAGGAGAGTCTGTTAAGAAGATGAGAGAGGAG AGTGGTGCTCGCATCAACATCTCAGAGGGGAACTGTCCGGAGAGGATCATAACTCTCGCGGGACCAACCACCTCCATTTTTAAAGCCTTCTCCATGATCATTGAGAAACTGGAGGAG GACATCAGCACCTCAATGACTAACAGCACAGCCACCAGCAAACCCCCGGTCACCATGCGCCTCGTCGTGCCTGCAAGCCAGTGTGGCTCCCTCATCGGCAAGGGTGGCTGCAAGATCAAGGAAATCAGAGAG TCTGCAGGAGCTCAGGTACAAGTAGCAGGGGACATGTTGCCCAACTCAACAGAGCGTGCCATCACAGTTGCAGGGACCCCCCAGTCCATTATCGAGTGTGTCAAGCAGATCTGCGTTGTCATGCTTGAG TCTCCCCCAAAGGGAGTGACCATCCCGTACAGACCCAAACCCTCAGGCTCTCCTGTCATCTTTGCAGGTGGTCAG GCATACGCTGTCCAAGGGCAGCACGCCATTCCTCAGCCTGATGTAAGTGAAGGGCCCTCT CTCACCAAACTTCACCAGCTGGCCATGCAGCAGAGCCCCTTCCCCATTGCACATAGCAACCAGGGCTTCCAGG CTGGGATGGACGCCTCTGCACAAGCTGGCTCTCACGAGCTGACCATTCCAAACGAT CTCATTGGCTGCATTATTGGCCGTCAGGGCGCAAAGATCAATGAGATCCGTCAGATGTCAGGGGCTCAGATCAAGATTGCCAACCCTGTGGAGGGCTCCGGTGACAGGCAGGTCACCATCACCGGCTCCCACGCCAGCATCAGCCTGGCCGAGTACCTGATCAATGCCAG GCTCTCTTCTGAAGCTACTGGACTCGCAGCCAACTGA
- the LOC117449513 gene encoding poly(rC)-binding protein 2-like isoform X2 has product MDSSLVEGGLNVTLTIRLLMHGKEVGSIIGKKGESVKKMREESGARINISEGNCPERIITLAGPTTSIFKAFSMIIEKLEEDISTSMTNSTATSKPPVTMRLVVPASQCGSLIGKGGCKIKEIRESAGAQVQVAGDMLPNSTERAITVAGTPQSIIECVKQICVVMLESPPKGVTIPYRPKPSGSPVIFAGGQAYAVQGQHAIPQPDLTKLHQLAMQQSPFPIAHSNQGFQAGMDASAQAGSHELTIPNDLIGCIIGRQGAKINEIRQMSGAQIKIANPVEGSGDRQVTITGSHASISLAEYLINARLSSEATGLAAN; this is encoded by the exons ATGGACTCAAGCCTGGTTGAAGGAGGACTTAATGTCACCTTAACCATCAGGCTACTCATGCATGGGAAG GAGGTTGGTAGCATCATTGGCAAG AAAGGAGAGTCTGTTAAGAAGATGAGAGAGGAG AGTGGTGCTCGCATCAACATCTCAGAGGGGAACTGTCCGGAGAGGATCATAACTCTCGCGGGACCAACCACCTCCATTTTTAAAGCCTTCTCCATGATCATTGAGAAACTGGAGGAG GACATCAGCACCTCAATGACTAACAGCACAGCCACCAGCAAACCCCCGGTCACCATGCGCCTCGTCGTGCCTGCAAGCCAGTGTGGCTCCCTCATCGGCAAGGGTGGCTGCAAGATCAAGGAAATCAGAGAG TCTGCAGGAGCTCAGGTACAAGTAGCAGGGGACATGTTGCCCAACTCAACAGAGCGTGCCATCACAGTTGCAGGGACCCCCCAGTCCATTATCGAGTGTGTCAAGCAGATCTGCGTTGTCATGCTTGAG TCTCCCCCAAAGGGAGTGACCATCCCGTACAGACCCAAACCCTCAGGCTCTCCTGTCATCTTTGCAGGTGGTCAG GCATACGCTGTCCAAGGGCAGCACGCCATTCCTCAGCCTGAT CTCACCAAACTTCACCAGCTGGCCATGCAGCAGAGCCCCTTCCCCATTGCACATAGCAACCAGGGCTTCCAGG CTGGGATGGACGCCTCTGCACAAGCTGGCTCTCACGAGCTGACCATTCCAAACGAT CTCATTGGCTGCATTATTGGCCGTCAGGGCGCAAAGATCAATGAGATCCGTCAGATGTCAGGGGCTCAGATCAAGATTGCCAACCCTGTGGAGGGCTCCGGTGACAGGCAGGTCACCATCACCGGCTCCCACGCCAGCATCAGCCTGGCCGAGTACCTGATCAATGCCAG GCTCTCTTCTGAAGCTACTGGACTCGCAGCCAACTGA